One stretch of Streptomyces peucetius DNA includes these proteins:
- a CDS encoding S8 family serine peptidase, translating to MLMTPEPESSTTGRSAPGHRRVARVAAAASMVAALVAAGVAPAVASAPADDPVGTKQVKAAKSSSDKIGTADEELLAEAEAKGEKNVTVMVATEPGRTEQVTGQLDDVKGAVVGRTFDELGYVSVTLPTDKAKEALKSAAKLSSVHGIDLKHEIELDDPTPAADTVTSAGTAEAQVEQYPAPGEGTPAKNPYNPSFETGAVDFVKKHPKADGRGVTIGILDSGVDLGHPALQKTTTGERKIVDWVTATDPVSDGDRTWLRMNTAVSGPTFAVNGRTYTAPAGAHRFNLFAEAATKGGDMAGDLNRDGDTTDVWAVLYDEGTRTARVDLDNDADFTNDTLMKPYKNGFQVGYFGQDDPKTAIAERIPFVIEVRTDVVYNSAGATADYVNIGVIEGSHGTHVAGITAANSLFGGRMNGAAPGAKIVSSRACTWSGGCTNIALTEGMADLVINRGVDIVNMSIGGLPALNDGNNARAELYNRLIDTYGVQLVISAGNSGPGTNTLGDPAVADKVISVGASISKETWAANYGSGVEKTYAMLPFSSRGPREDGGFTPTLTAPGASINTTQTWAAGGPVKEAGYQLPPGYSMLQGTSMSSPQAAGAAALLLSAAKQRDIELTPAQLRTALTSTADRISGVLAHEQGAGLINVVDAWKQIRRGVAAHEYTVKAPVDTAIDFALKTPGFGTGLYDREGGLKAGKSRTYDITVTRTTGPKRAVEHKLRWKNNDGTFRLLGGSKVRLPLNQPVTVTVQARPKTAGVHSAILEADDRRTVGTDKQILATVVAADELAKPGYTVSKSGSVQRNSHTSYFVTVPEGAKNLEVALGGLDEGSQTRFIGIHPYGLPVDPTSTINCYPNYDNPANTCRPDLRSYEEPAPGVWEIEVESRRTSPLLDNPYQLDVTVLGADFDPAVKTLPEAKIGTPAAVEWNVTNGFGAIDGKLAGGSLGSAKVARPTIADGESQRSTVTIGEGVERLDVAIGSTSDNGADLDLVVLKDGAVVGQAADGDSEEAVSLIKPAAGTYTIVVDGYSVPAGTTEYDYRDVFFSSSLGTVNVDDGKAVKLANGASALVGAEVVVSGAAPEGRQFFGEVQLLNSRGTVAGAGSVVIGKVIE from the coding sequence ATGCTGATGACCCCCGAACCCGAGAGCTCCACGACAGGGCGTTCCGCGCCCGGTCACAGACGCGTGGCACGCGTCGCGGCCGCGGCCTCGATGGTGGCCGCGCTCGTCGCCGCCGGCGTCGCACCGGCCGTCGCCTCCGCGCCCGCCGACGACCCGGTCGGCACCAAGCAGGTCAAGGCCGCCAAGTCCTCCTCGGACAAGATCGGTACGGCCGACGAGGAACTCCTCGCAGAGGCCGAGGCCAAGGGCGAGAAGAACGTCACCGTCATGGTGGCCACCGAGCCCGGCAGGACCGAGCAGGTCACCGGCCAGCTCGACGACGTGAAGGGCGCCGTCGTGGGACGGACCTTCGACGAGCTCGGCTACGTCAGTGTCACGCTGCCGACGGACAAGGCGAAGGAGGCCCTCAAGTCGGCCGCCAAGCTGTCCAGCGTGCACGGCATCGACCTCAAGCACGAGATCGAGCTGGACGACCCGACCCCGGCCGCGGACACCGTCACGTCCGCCGGAACCGCCGAGGCGCAGGTCGAGCAGTACCCGGCGCCCGGGGAGGGGACGCCGGCCAAGAACCCGTACAACCCGTCTTTCGAGACCGGTGCGGTGGACTTCGTCAAGAAGCACCCGAAGGCCGACGGCCGCGGCGTGACCATCGGCATCCTGGACTCGGGTGTCGACCTCGGCCACCCGGCGCTGCAGAAGACCACCACCGGCGAGCGCAAGATCGTCGACTGGGTCACGGCGACGGACCCGGTCTCCGACGGCGACCGAACCTGGCTGCGGATGAACACGGCCGTCTCCGGCCCGACGTTCGCCGTGAACGGCCGCACCTACACCGCCCCCGCCGGCGCCCACCGCTTCAACCTGTTCGCCGAGGCCGCCACCAAGGGCGGCGACATGGCCGGCGACCTGAACCGGGACGGCGACACCACCGACGTCTGGGCGGTCCTCTACGACGAGGGCACCCGTACGGCGCGCGTCGACCTGGACAACGACGCCGACTTCACCAATGACACCCTGATGAAGCCGTACAAGAACGGCTTCCAGGTGGGTTACTTCGGCCAGGACGACCCGAAGACCGCGATCGCCGAGCGCATCCCGTTCGTCATCGAGGTCCGTACTGACGTCGTCTACAACAGCGCGGGCGCCACGGCCGACTACGTCAACATCGGCGTCATCGAGGGCTCGCACGGCACCCACGTCGCCGGTATCACCGCCGCCAACAGCCTCTTCGGCGGCCGGATGAACGGTGCCGCGCCCGGCGCGAAGATAGTGTCCTCCCGCGCCTGCACATGGAGCGGCGGCTGCACCAACATCGCGCTCACCGAGGGCATGGCCGACCTGGTCATCAACCGCGGCGTGGACATCGTCAACATGTCCATCGGCGGTCTGCCCGCGCTGAACGACGGCAACAACGCGCGCGCCGAGCTCTACAACCGGCTCATCGACACCTACGGCGTCCAGCTGGTGATCTCCGCCGGCAACTCTGGTCCGGGCACCAACACCCTCGGTGACCCGGCCGTCGCCGACAAGGTGATCTCCGTCGGCGCGTCCATCTCCAAGGAGACCTGGGCCGCCAACTACGGCTCCGGCGTCGAGAAGACGTACGCGATGCTGCCCTTCTCCTCGCGCGGCCCGCGTGAGGACGGCGGCTTCACGCCGACGCTCACCGCGCCCGGTGCGTCGATCAACACCACCCAGACGTGGGCGGCCGGCGGCCCGGTCAAGGAGGCCGGTTACCAGCTGCCGCCCGGCTACTCGATGCTGCAGGGCACCTCGATGTCCTCGCCGCAGGCCGCCGGCGCGGCCGCGCTGCTGCTCTCCGCGGCGAAGCAGCGCGACATCGAGCTGACCCCGGCGCAGCTGCGCACCGCCCTCACGAGCACCGCCGACCGCATCAGCGGTGTGCTGGCGCACGAGCAGGGCGCGGGCCTGATCAACGTGGTGGACGCCTGGAAGCAGATCCGGCGCGGCGTCGCCGCCCACGAGTACACGGTCAAGGCACCGGTCGACACCGCGATCGACTTCGCGCTGAAGACCCCGGGCTTCGGCACCGGCCTCTACGACCGTGAGGGCGGGCTGAAGGCCGGCAAGAGCCGGACGTACGACATCACCGTCACCCGCACGACCGGCCCGAAGAGGGCGGTTGAGCACAAGCTGCGCTGGAAGAACAACGACGGCACCTTCCGTCTGCTCGGCGGCTCCAAGGTCCGGCTCCCGCTGAACCAGCCGGTCACCGTCACCGTCCAGGCCCGGCCGAAGACGGCCGGCGTGCACAGCGCGATCCTCGAGGCGGACGACCGCCGCACCGTCGGCACGGACAAGCAGATCCTGGCCACCGTGGTCGCCGCCGACGAGCTCGCGAAACCCGGGTACACCGTCTCGAAGTCGGGCTCGGTGCAGCGCAACAGCCACACCTCGTACTTCGTCACCGTCCCCGAGGGCGCCAAGAACCTCGAGGTCGCGCTCGGCGGACTCGACGAGGGCAGCCAGACCCGGTTCATCGGCATCCACCCGTACGGTCTGCCGGTCGACCCGACGTCGACGATCAACTGCTACCCGAACTACGACAACCCGGCGAACACCTGCCGCCCGGACCTCCGCTCCTACGAGGAGCCGGCACCGGGCGTCTGGGAGATCGAGGTCGAGTCGCGCCGTACGTCCCCGCTGCTGGACAACCCGTACCAGCTGGACGTGACGGTACTGGGCGCCGACTTCGATCCGGCCGTCAAGACGCTCCCCGAGGCGAAGATCGGCACGCCGGCGGCCGTCGAGTGGAACGTCACCAACGGCTTCGGCGCCATCGACGGCAAGCTGGCCGGCGGTTCGCTGGGCTCGGCGAAGGTCGCCCGTCCGACGATCGCGGACGGTGAGTCGCAGCGGTCCACGGTCACCATCGGCGAGGGCGTGGAGCGCCTCGACGTGGCGATCGGCTCGACCTCCGACAACGGCGCCGACCTGGACCTGGTGGTCCTCAAGGACGGCGCGGTCGTGGGCCAGGCCGCGGACGGCGACTCCGAGGAGGCGGTGAGCCTGATCAAGCCGGCCGCCGGCACCTACACGATCGTGGTCGACGGCTACTCGGTCCCGGCCGGGACCACCGAGTACGACTACCGCGACGTGTTCTTCTCCTCGTCGCTCGGCACGGTGAACGTCGACGACGGCAAGGCGGTCAAGCTCGCCAACGGCGCGTCGGCGCTGGTCGGCGCCGAGGTCGTGGTGAGCGGCGCGGCTCCCGAGGGACGTCAGTTCTTCGGTGAGGTGCAGCTGCTGAACAGCCGCGGCACGGTCGCGGGCGCGGGCAGCGTGGTGATCGGCAAGGTCATCGAGTAG
- a CDS encoding aspartate-semialdehyde dehydrogenase: MKVGIVGATGQVGTVMRKILAERKFPVDELRLFASARSAGSTIEWEGREITVEDASTADYTGLDIALFSAGGATSRALAEKVASQGVVVIDNSSAWRRDPEVPLVVSEVNPHAVKDRPKGIIANPNCTTMAAMPVLKPLHQEAGLLSLVATTYQAVSGSGLAGVAELDGQVKAVAERAKELTHDGEAVAFPEPGVYQRTIAFNVLPLAGNLVDDGSHETDEEQKLRNESRKILEIPELKVSGTCVRVPVFSGHSLQVNARFANPLAVERAYELLKDAPGVELSEIPTPLQAAGKDASYVGRIRVDETVDNGLALFVSNDNLRKGAALNAVQIAELVAEELRG, from the coding sequence GTGAAGGTCGGAATCGTCGGAGCCACCGGGCAGGTCGGCACGGTCATGCGCAAGATCCTTGCCGAGCGGAAGTTCCCGGTGGACGAGCTGCGGCTGTTCGCCTCGGCCCGGTCCGCGGGTTCCACCATCGAGTGGGAGGGCCGGGAGATCACGGTCGAGGACGCCTCCACCGCCGACTACACCGGCCTGGACATCGCGCTCTTCTCCGCCGGCGGCGCGACCTCCCGGGCGCTCGCCGAGAAGGTCGCCTCGCAGGGCGTCGTCGTGATCGACAACTCGTCCGCCTGGCGCCGTGACCCCGAGGTGCCGCTCGTGGTCTCCGAGGTCAACCCGCACGCGGTCAAGGACCGCCCCAAGGGGATCATCGCCAACCCGAACTGCACCACGATGGCCGCCATGCCGGTCCTGAAGCCGCTGCACCAGGAGGCGGGTCTCCTCTCGCTGGTCGCCACCACGTACCAGGCCGTCTCCGGCTCGGGCCTCGCGGGCGTCGCCGAGCTGGACGGCCAGGTCAAGGCGGTGGCGGAGCGTGCCAAGGAGCTCACCCACGACGGTGAGGCCGTGGCCTTCCCCGAGCCCGGTGTCTACCAGCGCACCATCGCGTTCAACGTGCTCCCGCTCGCGGGCAACCTCGTCGACGACGGCTCCCACGAGACCGACGAGGAGCAGAAGCTCCGCAACGAGTCCCGCAAGATCCTCGAGATCCCCGAGCTCAAGGTCTCCGGCACCTGTGTCCGCGTCCCGGTCTTCTCCGGCCACTCGCTCCAGGTCAACGCCCGCTTCGCGAACCCGCTCGCGGTGGAGCGCGCCTACGAGCTGCTGAAGGACGCCCCGGGCGTGGAGCTCTCCGAGATCCCGACCCCGCTGCAGGCGGCCGGCAAGGACGCCTCGTACGTGGGCCGCATCCGCGTGGACGAGACCGTGGACAACGGCCTGGCGCTGTTCGTCTCCAACGACAACCTGCGCAAGGGCGCGGCGCTGAACGCGGTGCAGATCGCGGAGCTCGTCGCGGAGGAGCTGCGCGGCTGA
- a CDS encoding MBL fold metallo-hydrolase has protein sequence MPGHLPELPARAGIGAGDVDTVVLTHLHEDHNGWRVTADGAPVFPDADHLVQRRETDALGEEDTATTHVVRPLREAGLLRQIDGRRRIPYGRAGSLTLVPTPGHTPGHQSVLAESGTRDVVITGDVLVHAVQLADPAVAYHYEADPATAARSRRRLLEEAGERGALLATAHLRRAFVDAREGLPAPVGAGRRMRRGGDPSPDPRPARYRPAATR, from the coding sequence GTGCCCGGGCACCTTCCGGAACTGCCGGCGCGGGCGGGGATCGGCGCCGGTGACGTGGACACCGTGGTCCTGACACATCTGCACGAGGACCACAACGGCTGGAGGGTCACCGCGGACGGAGCGCCGGTGTTCCCCGACGCGGACCATCTGGTGCAGCGCCGGGAGACGGACGCCCTGGGCGAGGAGGACACGGCGACGACCCATGTGGTCCGGCCGCTGCGTGAGGCGGGGCTGCTGCGGCAGATCGACGGGCGGCGGCGGATCCCATACGGGCGGGCGGGGAGCCTGACACTCGTGCCGACCCCCGGCCACACCCCGGGCCACCAGTCCGTGCTGGCAGAATCCGGCACCCGGGACGTCGTGATCACCGGTGACGTCCTGGTCCACGCCGTACAGCTGGCCGATCCCGCGGTCGCCTACCACTACGAGGCCGACCCCGCGACGGCCGCCCGCAGCCGCCGCCGGCTGCTGGAGGAGGCGGGGGAGCGGGGTGCCCTGCTGGCGACGGCCCACCTGCGACGGGCGTTCGTGGACGCGCGGGAGGGCCTTCCGGCGCCCGTCGGCGCCGGAAGGCGCATGAGAAGGGGCGGGGACCCGTCACCGGATCCCCGCCCCGCTCGGTACCGCCCTGCTGCTACTCGATGA